One window of the Natronomonas marina genome contains the following:
- a CDS encoding lycopene cyclase domain-containing protein, whose product MRPDITVFGRYTYLVTELFWGAVALALLRRTNSTRKALRVSLVLYPFAYAWDRYTLEVGVFDIPMRTGIEIAGIPLEEHLFMFVVPSMVVGTAEALEECRASREE is encoded by the coding sequence ATGCGACCCGACATCACGGTGTTCGGTCGGTACACGTATCTCGTGACGGAGCTGTTCTGGGGTGCCGTCGCGCTGGCGTTGCTCCGGCGGACGAACTCCACCCGGAAGGCGCTGCGCGTCTCCCTGGTCCTGTACCCCTTCGCGTACGCGTGGGACCGCTACACCCTCGAGGTCGGCGTCTTCGACATCCCCATGCGGACGGGCATCGAGATAGCGGGCATCCCGCTGGAGGAACACCTCTTCATGTTCGTCGTCCCCTCGATGGTGGTGGGAACGGCGGAGGCACTCGAGGAGTGCCGTGCCTCCCGGGAGGAGTAA
- a CDS encoding CBS domain-containing protein, whose amino-acid sequence MNIADIATREYIQVDIDERLGKVRSLFERENPKGIVVTDDGDYEGIVTERQLLQSHIEDDAKVQVMVRNNVPTVERTNGVREVARMLVEGGTKIAPVMEGDELWGIVTEDAILESVIENLDVLTVEQIYTEEVITLTEDDSLGKAINHLREHGISRLPVVNENGKLTGMVTTHDIADFAVRTMERQQKGDRSGEADRMLDLPVYDLMNSPVQTVDREESVRAAVERMLDSDYAGLVVTPEHDDAAIAGILTKTDVLRALTYTEKESMDVQITNINHLDTISRQDIYDAITEVTDKYRDMQVQHAHVRFHEHKEKLRGTPLIQCQIRLRTNRGQVGGTGEGYGAETAFHVAVDKLERNVLELKGTRADAEYEGQVLRKLGEL is encoded by the coding sequence ATGAATATTGCAGACATCGCCACCCGGGAGTACATCCAGGTGGACATCGACGAGCGGCTCGGCAAGGTTCGGTCCCTCTTCGAGCGCGAGAACCCGAAGGGAATCGTCGTGACGGACGATGGTGACTACGAGGGGATCGTGACCGAACGACAGCTCCTCCAGTCACATATCGAAGACGACGCGAAGGTGCAGGTGATGGTCCGGAACAACGTCCCGACCGTCGAGCGAACCAACGGCGTCCGCGAGGTCGCCCGAATGCTGGTCGAGGGCGGGACCAAGATAGCACCGGTGATGGAGGGCGACGAGCTGTGGGGCATCGTCACCGAGGACGCCATCCTCGAGTCCGTCATCGAGAACCTGGACGTTCTGACCGTCGAACAGATCTACACCGAGGAGGTCATCACGCTCACGGAGGACGACAGCCTGGGCAAGGCCATCAACCACCTCCGCGAGCACGGCATCTCGCGGCTCCCGGTCGTCAACGAGAACGGCAAGCTGACGGGGATGGTGACGACCCACGACATCGCGGACTTCGCCGTCCGCACCATGGAGCGCCAGCAGAAGGGCGACCGCTCCGGCGAAGCCGACCGAATGTTGGACCTGCCCGTCTACGACCTGATGAACAGCCCGGTCCAGACCGTCGACCGCGAGGAGAGCGTCCGGGCGGCCGTCGAGCGGATGCTCGACAGCGACTACGCCGGCCTCGTCGTCACGCCCGAGCACGACGACGCCGCGATTGCCGGCATCCTGACCAAGACCGACGTGCTGCGCGCGCTGACCTACACCGAAAAGGAGAGTATGGACGTCCAGATCACGAACATCAACCACCTGGACACCATCTCCCGGCAGGACATCTACGACGCCATCACGGAGGTCACCGACAAGTACCGCGACATGCAGGTCCAACACGCCCACGTCCGGTTCCACGAGCACAAGGAGAAGCTCCGCGGGACGCCGCTCATCCAGTGTCAGATCCGCCTCCGGACGAACCGCGGACAGGTCGGCGGCACCGGCGAGGGCTACGGCGCCGAGACCGCCTTCCACGTCGCCGTCGACAAACTCGAACGGAACGTCCTCGAACTGAAGGGCACTCGCGCCGACGCCGAGTACGAGGGACAGGTCCTCCGGAAGCTGGGCGAGCTGTAA
- a CDS encoding right-handed parallel beta-helix repeat-containing protein: MLLAAVTVAVAAALLLGVGGTAAAADGDSTEITSCTQLNVSGSYHLGGDIEPEEPGEWEIFDACIVINASSVTLDGMGHTIDGTSVSGVANTRGVLVRNETQVTATDDPDNWLDNVTVRNVDTRGWSNAVSLRGAEDVVVRDIDLQNTTGGADVSYESGANARVTGVTATDEASDVVVSVREVEAAVVADIDIERSDGTRQAISVRDAPGVEITNNTVDDRNNTEEAGEFDTPMGILVRNTTGAVVTNNTVLGVDGEGIRLSRTDLGTPNALVADNEIRKTGDAGVVLRGDADGSTVRDNHLDRTDGIRVVDSAAVAVRNNRLFTESNDGKIHIEGATGTAVVGNEIDASFRAIEIVDADPERLADNTVRAGARAVEIQGESGETYDGFSMTNNTVAGDVLVRSYQNLSISALTLENGTVRIERGFDDRPRNVTVSDAEITDNDAAASVSAAESDDVTIDNVTAVGGQDGALVLDDVSEATVRGVTVTGHDDSDEESSIRVIRLTGVDNASVSELEIVDNPMDGDDASSFIDGRVVAVDLRNTRDTTVDNVTILNNTHGADSAVTVRGDSANVSLESVRVSGTETGAIEVEASTTNVTASAFTVGAGTSTNATLSFEASGVVVDEMSAPPNNPDAASIGRYFDARNTSTGAFLDVDLHYEGADATGVDEETLTLWRYDGGAWSELSASSVDTTDRSISANITTFSTFGAFAEGSADASIEDYADNENIVRTEGLRDAIDDWRAGDIDTGLLRDVIDAWRVGDPVG, from the coding sequence ATGCTGCTCGCTGCGGTCACGGTCGCGGTCGCGGCAGCACTCCTCTTGGGGGTCGGTGGTACCGCGGCGGCCGCCGACGGGGACTCGACCGAAATCACCTCCTGTACGCAACTCAACGTCTCGGGGAGCTACCACCTCGGCGGGGACATCGAACCGGAGGAGCCGGGAGAGTGGGAGATTTTCGACGCCTGCATCGTCATCAACGCCAGCAGCGTGACCCTCGATGGGATGGGACACACCATCGACGGGACCAGCGTTTCGGGCGTCGCCAACACCCGGGGGGTTCTGGTCCGCAACGAGACGCAGGTCACCGCGACCGACGACCCCGACAACTGGCTGGACAACGTCACCGTACGAAACGTCGACACGAGGGGCTGGTCGAATGCCGTCAGTCTTCGGGGCGCCGAGGACGTCGTCGTCCGGGATATCGACCTGCAGAACACCACCGGCGGCGCGGACGTATCCTACGAGAGCGGTGCGAACGCCCGGGTCACCGGAGTGACGGCGACCGACGAGGCCAGCGACGTCGTCGTGTCGGTCCGGGAAGTCGAGGCCGCGGTCGTCGCCGACATCGACATCGAGCGTTCCGACGGGACGCGACAGGCGATTTCGGTTCGGGACGCCCCGGGCGTGGAGATCACGAACAACACGGTCGACGACCGGAACAACACCGAGGAAGCCGGAGAGTTCGACACGCCGATGGGAATCCTGGTTCGGAACACCACCGGTGCGGTCGTCACGAACAACACCGTCCTCGGGGTCGACGGGGAGGGGATCCGACTCTCGCGAACCGACCTCGGCACGCCGAACGCGCTCGTCGCCGACAACGAGATACGGAAGACCGGCGACGCCGGGGTCGTCCTTCGGGGGGACGCCGACGGTTCGACCGTGCGAGACAACCACCTCGACCGGACGGACGGGATTCGGGTAGTCGACTCCGCGGCCGTCGCGGTCCGGAACAACCGGCTGTTCACCGAGAGCAACGACGGCAAGATCCACATCGAGGGGGCGACCGGGACGGCCGTGGTCGGGAACGAAATCGACGCCTCGTTCAGAGCCATCGAGATCGTCGACGCCGACCCGGAGCGGCTGGCCGACAACACCGTCCGGGCCGGCGCCCGGGCGGTCGAAATCCAGGGCGAATCCGGGGAAACGTACGACGGCTTCTCGATGACCAACAACACCGTGGCCGGGGACGTGCTGGTTCGCTCCTACCAGAACCTCTCGATTTCGGCGCTGACGCTCGAGAACGGCACCGTCCGGATCGAACGCGGCTTCGACGACCGGCCGCGGAACGTCACCGTCTCGGACGCCGAGATAACGGACAACGACGCGGCGGCCTCGGTGTCGGCGGCCGAATCCGACGACGTCACGATAGACAACGTCACCGCGGTCGGTGGCCAGGACGGCGCGCTCGTGCTCGACGACGTCAGCGAGGCCACCGTCAGAGGGGTCACGGTCACGGGCCACGACGATTCCGACGAGGAGTCGTCCATCCGCGTGATACGGTTGACCGGCGTCGACAACGCGTCAGTCAGCGAACTGGAAATCGTCGACAATCCGATGGACGGCGACGACGCCAGCAGCTTCATCGACGGTCGGGTCGTCGCAGTCGACCTGCGGAACACGCGGGACACGACGGTCGACAACGTCACCATCCTGAACAACACCCACGGAGCCGACTCCGCCGTCACCGTCCGCGGGGACAGCGCGAACGTGAGCCTCGAGTCGGTGCGGGTCTCCGGGACCGAAACCGGGGCCATCGAGGTCGAGGCGTCGACGACGAACGTCACTGCCTCGGCGTTCACGGTCGGGGCCGGAACGTCGACGAACGCGACGCTGTCGTTCGAGGCCAGCGGGGTCGTCGTCGACGAGATGTCGGCGCCGCCGAACAACCCCGACGCGGCGAGCATCGGCCGGTACTTCGACGCCCGGAACACATCCACCGGCGCGTTCCTCGACGTCGACCTCCACTACGAGGGGGCCGACGCCACGGGCGTCGACGAGGAAACGCTGACGCTGTGGCGCTACGACGGGGGCGCCTGGAGCGAACTCTCCGCCTCGAGCGTCGACACCACCGACCGGAGCATCAGCGCCAATATCACGACGTTCTCGACGTTCGGCGCGTTCGCCGAGGGATCCGCCGACGCGTCGATCGAAGACTACGCCGACAACGAGAATATCGTTCGCACTGAGGGCCTCCGGGATGCAATCGACGACTGGCGGGCCGGCGACATCGACACGGGCCTGCTGCGGGACGTGATCGACGCCTGGCGGGTCGGCGACCCGGTCGGGTAG
- a CDS encoding tyrosine-type recombinase/integrase, with protein MSLEPIEPEAALELFLKDKEAELADASIKGHDYRLRHFVRWCHEQGIENLNTLTGRQLHEYRLWRRDDGDLNKVSEKTQMDSLRSFVRWLEAVDGVEQDLSEKVLSPTITADENSRDVMLDSDHASSVLSHLEKYEYAGPQHVALTLMWHTMMRVGGVHAMDVDDYNADEQYVKVRHRPDTDTPIKNKGDGERLVALSDDICELLNDWITNKRPDVTDDHGREPLLASREGRLQKTTLRMYVYRWTRPCSYGDECPHDRDPDDCEANTRDAASKCPSSVSPHAIRRGSITHSLNSDMPDKVVSDRANVSPKVIEQHYDRRTEQERMEQRRDYLDNL; from the coding sequence ATGAGTCTCGAACCAATCGAACCGGAAGCAGCGCTTGAACTGTTTCTCAAAGACAAGGAGGCTGAGCTTGCAGATGCCTCGATCAAGGGGCACGACTACCGGCTTCGGCACTTCGTCCGCTGGTGCCACGAGCAAGGCATCGAGAATCTCAACACGCTCACCGGCCGGCAGCTCCACGAGTACCGGCTCTGGCGGCGTGACGACGGTGACCTGAACAAGGTCAGCGAGAAGACGCAGATGGACTCCCTTCGCTCGTTCGTCCGCTGGTTAGAAGCCGTGGACGGCGTCGAACAGGATCTCAGCGAGAAGGTGTTGTCCCCGACGATCACTGCGGACGAGAACTCCCGGGACGTGATGCTCGATAGCGACCACGCGTCCTCGGTGCTCTCCCACCTAGAGAAGTACGAGTACGCTGGTCCACAGCACGTCGCGCTCACGTTGATGTGGCACACGATGATGCGAGTTGGTGGCGTTCACGCGATGGATGTCGACGACTACAACGCAGACGAGCAGTACGTGAAAGTTCGGCATCGGCCGGACACCGACACGCCGATCAAGAACAAGGGCGATGGTGAGCGACTCGTCGCCCTCTCGGACGACATCTGCGAGCTGCTCAACGACTGGATAACCAACAAGCGACCCGATGTGACCGACGATCACGGCAGAGAGCCGTTACTGGCCTCTCGTGAAGGACGACTACAGAAGACGACGCTCCGAATGTACGTGTACCGGTGGACGCGTCCCTGTTCCTATGGGGACGAGTGTCCGCACGACCGCGACCCGGATGACTGCGAGGCAAACACGCGGGATGCCGCTTCGAAGTGTCCATCGAGTGTGAGCCCGCACGCCATCCGTCGTGGAAGCATCACGCACAGCCTGAACAGCGACATGCCAGACAAGGTCGTTAGCGACCGGGCAAATGTCAGCCCGAAGGTTATTGAGCAGCACTACGACCGCCGTACTGAGCAGGAACGGATGGAACAACGGAGGGATTACTTGGACAATCTGTAA
- a CDS encoding RNA-guided endonuclease InsQ/TnpB family protein codes for MDYALKYRLFPDSQQREQLDWVRDTVRQLYNHSLYRYNRIPETEGTVKQRVTQVRDEIPDLKDWWTDLTNIYSTVLQQAVEQIATNIENLGKLKQKGYSVGSLNWKAPQEYRSFTYRQRGFELDEKSGPNGRGLLTLKKVNGDTIDVPIRLHRPLPDDVDVKHVTVKKDQTGAWYACLNIEEGAPEKPAPDEIDTEDTVGLDLGITNFIHDSDGRQISRLDLSSDRERLEREQRKLSRKEHRSNNWEKQRQTVAEVHKRMRQKKLDFKHKVAAFYTSEFDAVFVEDLNVKSLLEDDKNGRNTHEIGWRAFITILKHHGNKRGCHVVEVDPEDTTKECNQCGVKTEKPLWVREHSCPSCGFETDRDYNAALNVWERGLRKLGVVHSEATPAETGTAVDTDAIHEVSASSVVETGSPCLKERTA; via the coding sequence ATGGATTACGCACTCAAGTATCGGTTGTTTCCTGACAGTCAGCAGCGGGAGCAACTGGACTGGGTGCGTGACACCGTGCGACAACTCTACAACCACAGTCTGTACCGCTACAACCGGATACCCGAAACCGAGGGCACTGTCAAACAGCGCGTCACACAGGTCAGAGATGAGATCCCCGATTTGAAAGACTGGTGGACTGATCTGACGAACATCTACTCGACAGTCCTTCAACAGGCTGTTGAGCAGATTGCCACCAACATCGAAAACCTCGGGAAACTCAAGCAGAAAGGCTACTCGGTTGGGTCGTTAAACTGGAAAGCGCCACAGGAGTATCGGAGTTTCACGTATCGCCAACGGGGTTTCGAACTCGATGAGAAGAGTGGCCCCAATGGACGTGGACTCCTGACACTCAAGAAAGTCAACGGCGACACCATCGACGTTCCGATACGGCTCCATCGACCACTCCCAGACGACGTTGACGTGAAACACGTCACGGTCAAAAAAGACCAGACGGGTGCATGGTATGCCTGCCTCAACATTGAAGAAGGCGCACCTGAGAAACCGGCCCCCGACGAGATTGACACCGAGGATACTGTCGGGTTGGACCTCGGCATCACGAACTTCATCCATGACTCTGATGGACGCCAAATCAGTCGTCTCGACTTATCCAGTGACCGTGAACGCTTGGAGCGGGAACAACGGAAGCTCTCCCGGAAAGAACACCGGTCGAACAACTGGGAAAAACAGCGACAGACGGTGGCTGAAGTGCATAAGCGGATGCGGCAGAAGAAACTGGACTTCAAGCATAAGGTTGCGGCGTTCTACACCAGCGAGTTCGACGCTGTGTTTGTGGAAGACCTCAACGTGAAGTCACTGCTTGAAGACGACAAGAACGGTCGGAACACCCACGAAATTGGATGGCGAGCCTTCATCACTATTCTCAAACACCACGGTAACAAGCGTGGGTGTCACGTCGTGGAAGTTGACCCGGAAGACACGACGAAAGAATGCAATCAGTGTGGTGTGAAAACCGAGAAGCCGTTGTGGGTCCGGGAACACTCATGCCCGAGTTGCGGTTTTGAAACCGACCGTGACTATAATGCCGCGTTGAACGTCTGGGAACGGGGCTTGCGGAAGCTAGGAGTGGTTCACTCCGAAGCAACGCCTGCGGAGACTGGAACCGCTGTGGACACGGATGCCATCCATGAAGTGTCTGCAAGTTCCGTCGTGGAAACAGGAAGCCCCTGCCTCAAGGAACGAACGGCATAG
- a CDS encoding helix-turn-helix domain-containing protein, with amino-acid sequence MTPRPQFDATYIEAELQELGATLHAEVTAFLIGGGAMAFRGLKDTTKDIDLVVTTETAFDRLLAALDDQGYEEVSELDETYQQLGARLCVENDDGCRIDVFNRQVANKLIFSDGMRERSEAHLTSNPLSVQLTALEDIFLFKSVAKRPDDIDDMNTLVQTSLDFEAIEREIAAQIELLDGKQFTTHIRESLDTLYDQYEVQTPLEGVVDEYYAQYMDELEVRLVLSEDEPMSVEAIAEERGLDRSHVVEQLEQLETYGYVEQTDSGFIDTGKRDAFNE; translated from the coding sequence ATGACGCCTCGCCCACAATTCGATGCCACGTATATCGAGGCGGAACTACAGGAACTCGGAGCTACGCTACACGCCGAAGTCACAGCATTTCTGATCGGTGGTGGGGCGATGGCGTTTCGAGGGCTGAAGGACACGACCAAGGACATTGATCTGGTGGTCACAACCGAGACGGCCTTCGACCGGTTGCTTGCCGCGTTGGATGACCAAGGATACGAGGAAGTCTCCGAACTTGATGAGACGTATCAACAGTTGGGAGCCAGACTGTGTGTCGAAAATGACGATGGGTGTCGGATCGACGTATTCAACCGACAGGTCGCCAACAAACTCATCTTCAGCGACGGAATGCGAGAACGAAGCGAAGCGCACCTCACATCCAACCCGCTGTCTGTCCAGTTAACCGCGCTAGAAGATATTTTCCTGTTCAAATCAGTCGCCAAGCGTCCGGACGACATTGACGATATGAATACGCTGGTGCAGACGAGTCTGGACTTCGAAGCAATTGAGCGTGAAATCGCAGCGCAAATCGAGTTATTAGATGGAAAGCAATTCACGACGCACATCCGCGAATCGCTCGATACTTTGTACGACCAATACGAGGTACAAACACCGCTCGAAGGCGTTGTCGATGAGTACTACGCGCAGTATATGGACGAGTTGGAAGTCAGACTCGTGTTGAGTGAGGACGAGCCGATGTCGGTCGAGGCGATTGCCGAAGAGCGCGGTCTCGATCGGAGTCACGTTGTAGAGCAGTTAGAGCAACTCGAAACGTACGGGTACGTCGAACAGACCGACTCAGGGTTCATTGATACGGGGAAGCGCGATGCGTTTAACGAATAA
- a CDS encoding MarR family transcriptional regulator, protein MLSESEFAVLSHLSTQADESLVQRELADELGWDPGHTSRVVTRLAETGLVIREQQQGKYRLALSNAEPTQRFADIAREFPHVDFPDLLAGSSIQLLYYLDTGRTASELTEWTEVSRATVYRRLKRLRNVGIVTKRDARFALTEQFEELAAFARSLIHHVHREEASDHATGVRLIWTDVDEYLFSCRTDVTASLFQQTGPGALDQYGIELLTREEQYYFRSEERTELTPDNLVCHLLLIDDGARYRSYCLLLIAACEIDADTLTRTAERYDREAEIDLSKIVQELCAYLDSDGTVSGEKLPEWDTFKSTAADYDISV, encoded by the coding sequence GTGCTTTCAGAGTCGGAATTCGCCGTCCTCTCACATCTGAGCACGCAAGCGGATGAGAGCTTGGTACAGCGGGAGTTAGCTGACGAACTCGGTTGGGATCCCGGTCATACGTCTCGTGTCGTGACAAGGCTCGCAGAAACCGGGTTGGTCATCAGGGAGCAGCAGCAGGGAAAGTATCGGCTTGCACTGTCGAACGCCGAGCCGACCCAACGGTTCGCCGATATCGCACGCGAGTTCCCCCACGTCGATTTTCCAGATCTCCTTGCTGGATCCTCGATTCAGCTCCTGTATTATTTGGATACTGGGCGAACCGCATCGGAGCTCACAGAATGGACTGAGGTGAGTCGAGCGACGGTTTACCGCCGGCTCAAGCGGTTACGGAACGTCGGGATCGTCACGAAACGCGACGCCCGGTTTGCTCTGACAGAGCAGTTCGAAGAATTGGCAGCGTTTGCGCGGTCACTTATCCATCACGTACATCGAGAGGAAGCGAGTGATCATGCTACTGGCGTTCGGCTCATCTGGACAGATGTAGACGAGTATCTGTTCAGTTGCCGGACAGACGTGACTGCATCACTGTTTCAGCAGACTGGCCCGGGTGCGCTTGATCAGTACGGAATCGAACTGTTAACGCGTGAAGAGCAGTATTATTTCCGCTCCGAGGAGCGAACGGAACTCACTCCTGACAACCTCGTGTGTCACTTGCTGCTGATCGATGACGGCGCTCGGTATCGATCGTACTGCCTGTTACTGATTGCTGCCTGTGAGATTGACGCAGACACACTCACGCGGACAGCCGAACGGTACGATCGAGAAGCCGAGATTGATCTCAGTAAAATCGTCCAAGAGCTCTGTGCGTATCTCGACTCTGATGGCACGGTGTCCGGAGAGAAGCTTCCTGAATGGGACACGTTCAAATCGACAGCCGCTGACTACGACATATCCGTATGA
- a CDS encoding tyrosine-type recombinase/integrase: MTDRRDDVEFMKERLSEDPTEELLEQIASTVVNQMEDSFPELSLKSRPMDEVLEDFRDDKLEEVDSTGQYERKLNYLQTYLEDEARVETSDDLTSEDVERYEKWRKYESLSRDKPLAGTTLQDDMYLFREFIHYLIEHGMAPARFEKRIEIPEVDYRNGEGVDEKKLDPEIAKAALDYLRKYEYADVEHISMELMCQSGPRKGGLIGRDVSDFDYEERVLQYETLETTPLKNDEGSDREVTLYGEIPEMIQDYLDDQRPAETDEEGREPLLTKGDGRISPSMLQKIAYMWTRPCEVGLGCPHDRDPDDCEAAQKNNSAYKCPSSRAPHHIRTGYITDQKNRGVSADGIQQRCDVSPRVQDLHYDLPDDTEERERFEEEFRNADDDPDSGFNHD, encoded by the coding sequence ATGACAGACCGGCGCGACGACGTAGAGTTCATGAAAGAACGCCTCTCTGAGGATCCGACAGAGGAGCTCTTGGAGCAGATAGCCTCCACTGTCGTGAACCAGATGGAGGATTCGTTTCCTGAACTCTCGCTAAAATCGCGCCCAATGGATGAGGTTCTTGAAGACTTTCGGGATGATAAACTGGAAGAGGTGGATTCGACGGGACAGTACGAACGGAAATTGAACTACCTCCAGACATACCTGGAAGATGAAGCACGTGTCGAAACGAGCGATGATCTGACCAGCGAGGACGTTGAGCGATACGAGAAGTGGCGGAAGTATGAGTCACTGTCCCGCGATAAACCGTTAGCGGGTACTACGCTTCAGGACGATATGTATCTCTTCCGTGAATTCATCCACTACCTGATTGAACACGGGATGGCTCCGGCTCGCTTCGAAAAGCGGATTGAAATCCCCGAAGTAGATTACCGGAACGGAGAGGGCGTTGACGAGAAGAAACTTGATCCAGAGATAGCGAAAGCAGCGCTGGACTACCTTCGGAAATACGAGTATGCCGATGTCGAGCACATTTCGATGGAGTTGATGTGCCAGTCTGGGCCGCGAAAAGGTGGGTTGATCGGGCGTGATGTGTCTGACTTCGACTATGAGGAGCGTGTTCTACAGTACGAGACTCTAGAGACAACACCGCTGAAAAATGACGAAGGAAGCGATCGAGAAGTCACTCTCTACGGGGAGATTCCTGAGATGATTCAGGATTATCTCGATGATCAGCGACCGGCGGAGACTGATGAAGAGGGGAGAGAACCATTGCTCACCAAAGGTGACGGGAGAATTAGCCCGTCAATGTTACAGAAGATCGCCTATATGTGGACTCGTCCATGCGAGGTGGGGTTGGGCTGCCCTCACGATCGTGACCCTGACGACTGCGAAGCGGCGCAAAAGAACAATTCCGCTTACAAGTGCCCGAGTAGTCGAGCCCCTCATCACATACGAACAGGATATATTACAGACCAGAAGAACCGAGGTGTCTCAGCAGACGGGATTCAACAACGCTGTGACGTCTCGCCACGTGTTCAGGATTTACACTACGATCTCCCAGATGACACTGAAGAACGCGAGCGGTTTGAAGAAGAGTTCCGAAATGCCGACGACGACCCTGACTCTGGATTCAACCACGACTAA
- a CDS encoding ATP-binding protein, with protein MEQFVDRDIELDQLTDCYESEGADFVVIYGRRRLGKSELVRQSTADRDDAVYYQAVESTAPNQLEQFVDTATTQFPSLSNVRRDWEVLLEALGEEDAVVVIDEFPFLIEEDESLPSRIQRVWDMELQETGMTLVLVGSSISVMEDKVLSGSAPLYGRRTATIDLKPLDVGDARQFFPEYDPETAITAWSIYGGTPYYLQTIDSDQPLGTNVQQTILSERGLLYSEPEFLLRTELRQPNTYFSILRALAHGRRTPNEIAGMAGVDSGSLSTYLQKLRRLRLVERHIPVTESPRASKRGRYRIAAPLFRFWFRFVYGNQDQLRMLGDDAYDEIVAPELADYVSPLFERLCQQALWDLVDRRFRDVGQWWFKEHELDVLGLTDEGLVAGECKFTSRPVSEGVLADLERTTSEVRWSEGPADGETLYVLFSRSGYTDDLEHAADRRDDVRLFDLSDLITTGNTS; from the coding sequence ATGGAGCAATTCGTTGATCGGGATATCGAACTCGATCAACTCACGGACTGCTACGAGTCTGAGGGGGCAGATTTCGTCGTGATCTACGGTCGCCGTCGTCTCGGGAAAAGCGAACTCGTCCGCCAGTCCACCGCTGATCGGGACGATGCCGTCTACTACCAGGCGGTCGAGTCCACGGCACCGAACCAACTCGAACAGTTCGTCGACACCGCCACTACGCAGTTCCCCTCGCTGAGCAATGTCCGCCGCGACTGGGAGGTACTTCTCGAAGCACTTGGTGAGGAAGATGCCGTCGTCGTCATCGACGAGTTCCCGTTCCTCATCGAGGAAGACGAGTCGCTCCCGTCCCGGATACAACGCGTTTGGGACATGGAACTACAGGAGACGGGAATGACGCTCGTGCTCGTCGGTTCGTCGATCAGCGTGATGGAGGACAAGGTGCTCTCCGGTAGCGCACCGTTGTACGGTCGGCGAACAGCGACGATCGATCTTAAACCCCTCGACGTGGGCGACGCACGTCAGTTCTTCCCAGAGTACGATCCGGAGACCGCCATCACTGCGTGGTCGATCTACGGAGGTACTCCGTACTATCTCCAGACCATCGACTCCGACCAGCCTTTAGGAACGAACGTCCAGCAGACGATCTTGTCAGAACGCGGGCTCCTGTACTCTGAGCCCGAGTTCCTACTTCGTACCGAACTCCGGCAGCCGAATACGTACTTCAGTATTCTCCGCGCGCTCGCTCACGGGCGTCGCACCCCGAATGAGATCGCGGGTATGGCCGGTGTGGATTCGGGATCGCTCAGCACGTACCTCCAGAAGCTTCGCCGACTCCGCCTCGTCGAACGCCATATCCCCGTGACTGAATCACCGAGAGCCTCGAAACGCGGTCGATATCGCATCGCCGCACCCCTGTTCCGATTCTGGTTCCGGTTCGTATACGGGAATCAGGACCAGCTTCGAATGCTCGGCGACGACGCATACGATGAAATCGTCGCACCCGAACTGGCGGATTATGTGAGCCCGTTGTTCGAACGCCTCTGCCAGCAAGCCCTCTGGGATCTTGTAGACCGCCGATTCCGCGATGTCGGGCAATGGTGGTTCAAGGAACACGAACTGGACGTCCTCGGCCTCACAGACGAAGGACTCGTCGCTGGAGAGTGTAAGTTCACCTCTCGACCCGTGAGCGAAGGTGTCCTCGCCGACCTCGAACGAACAACGTCGGAAGTACGATGGTCAGAAGGGCCGGCAGATGGAGAGACGTTGTACGTCTTGTTTAGCCGGTCCGGGTATACTGACGATCTTGAACACGCCGCTGACAGGCGCGATGACGTCCGCCTATTCGATCTGTCCGACCTGATCACGACCGGCAACACCTCGTGA